The Mastacembelus armatus chromosome 9, fMasArm1.2, whole genome shotgun sequence genome contains a region encoding:
- the cds2 gene encoding phosphatidate cytidylyltransferase 2 encodes MTELRQRGGRDTESTVQQQRSEDKASDSELRVEKDGVSDNESKVDSGVPEVPVPPDDTPEVLNKALSGLSSRWKNWWVRGILTLAMISFFFFIIYLGPMVLMMIVLCVQIKCFQEIITIGYSVYHSYHLPWFRTLSWYFLLCVNYFFYGETVTDYFFTLVQREEPLRILSKYHRFISFTLYLTGFCMFVLSLVKKHYRLQFYMFGWTHVTLLIVVTQSHLIIHNLFEGMIWFIVPISCVICNDIMAYMFGFFFGRTPLIKLSPKKTWEGFIGGFFSTIVFGIMLSYVMSGYRYFVCPVEFNNDSNSFQVDCEPSDLFQLQDYALPSVLESVTGWTTVRLYPFQIHSIALSSFASIVGPFGGFFASGFKRAFKIKDFANTIPGHGGIMDRFDCQYLMATFVNVYIASFIRGPNPSKVIQQLLALRVDQQLHIFNSLKAHLTEKGLLPALEEAAA; translated from the exons ATGACAGAGCTGAGGCAGCGTGGAGGCAGAGACACCGAGTCTACGGTACAGCAGCAGCGGTCAGAGGACAAG gcTTCAGACAGTGAGCTGAGGGTAGAAAAAGATGGGGTGTCAGATAATGAATCCAAGGTGGACTCGGGAGTCCCAGAGGTGCCAGTCCCACCTGATGACACACCTGAGGTTTTAAACAAGGCCCTTTCTGGACTCTCGTCAAG ATGGAAGAACTGGTGGGTACGAGGCATCCTCACCTTGGCCATgatctccttcttcttcttcatcatctacCTGGGCCCCATGGTGCTTATGATGATT GTCCTCTGCGTTCAGATCAAGTGTTTCCAAGAGATCATCACCATCGGCTACAGTGTGTACCATTCCTACCACCTGCCCTGGTTCAGGACGCTGAGCTG GTActtcctgctgtgtgtgaacTACTTCTTCTATGGTGAGACTGTGACAGATTACTTCTTCACGCTGGTACAGAGGGAGGAGCCACTTCGCATCCTCAGCAAATACCACCGCTTTATCTCCTTTACCCTCTACCTCACAG gtttctgcatgtttgtgctgaGTCTGGTGAAGAAACACTACCGTCTTCAGTTTTATATG TTTGGTTGGACCCATGTGACTTTATTGATTGTGGTGACTCAGTCTCACCTTATCATTCACAACCTGTTTGAGGGGATGATCTG GTTCATTGTGCCAATTTCCTGTGTGATCTGTAATGACATCATGGCCTACATGTTTGGTTTCTTCTTCGGCCGCACTCCTCTAATCAAG CTGTCACCTAAAAAGACCTGGGAGGGATTCATTGGTGGATTCTTCTCCACCATTGTGTTTGGGATCATG cTCTCCTATGTGATGTCTGGATACCGCTACTTTGTGTGTCCGGTGGAGTTCAACAACGACTCCAACAGTTTCCAGGTGGACTGTGAGCCGTCTGACCTTTTCCAGCTCCAGGACTACGCCCTGCCCAGCGTCCTGGAGTCTGTCACTGGATGG ACCACAGTGCGTCTCTATCCATTCCAGATCCACAGCATCGCTCTGTCGTCATTCGCCTCAATCGTGGGACCCTTTGGTGGCTTCTTTGCCAGCGGCTTCAAGAGAGCCTTCAAGATCAAG GATTTTGCCAACACCATCCCAGGACATGGTGGCATTATGGACAGATTCGACTGCCAGTACCTCATGGCCACATTTGTTAATGTATACATTGCTAGCTTTATCAG GGGCCCCAACCCCAGCAAGGTGATCCAGCAGCTCCTGGCCCTTCGTGTCGATCAGCAGCTCCACATCTTCAACTCCCTGAAGGCTCACCTGACAGAGAAAGGCCTGCTTCCAGCACTGGAGGAGGCTGCTGCTTAG